The Clostridia bacterium genome contains the following window.
TTCATGTCCTTTGCCCATTCAAACATATTGCCGTTGCCCAATGCGACACCATAGTGGTCAAGCTTTTCATGGTAACCAATACTGTCTCGGTGTGTTTCTACGATTTTCTTGAAGGAATCCAAAGGTTTCGCTTCTCCGCTATAAGTAAACTTTTCATTGCCTAACTCAGAGTGAACCATTAGTTTATCCATATCGCTGACATATAAATAAGTCTCTTTTGGCAGCTTATTTACGTCCAACCCCGCATTAATAAAAGGTTTTGCATCAAACTCGAGCATAATATCAGGTGCACCTTCTTTGCTGAAGTCCTTCCCCCATATGAATCTTTCACCGGTTGGGGAAGTTAATGCCCATCCATTATTTACTTCGTCAGAAGCTATTTTGTCAGGAATTTTATTTAATACTGCTTCAAAGGATGTTACTGCAACTTTGCCCACTACATCTGTTGCTTGGCATGCTGCCAGGGATGCTGCCAACGATAAAACCAAAACAATAACTATTATTCTTTTCATATTCACTAACCTACTTTCTTTCATAATTACTTTACCCCCCTACCGTACATATATATTAATATAAACATTTATTATGAAGATTTAATGGAGATTTTGACTTTCCCGATATATATTTCTTCTAATAGTATTATTGCCAGAGGAAGTATGACATACTACTTTCCATCTGCTAAAACAAGCAAAGAAGGCTCAAATGCTTGAGCCTTCTTCAATATAAAAACCATCTAAAAAAGAGAGGGTATTAGATGTGATGTTAGTTATTGAACAGCGTAATTAAAACCATTCATCATGTTGTAGCCAGAGCCTCCGCCCATCATTCCACTGCCAAATCCAAATCCAAATCCGGTGTTATTGCTGGTTTTGCTGTTATTGAAGCTTCCGCCTCCACAGCCGCCGAACCCTCCAGTCATCATACCATTCGGGAAACCGTTTTCTGTATGGAACTTTTCCATTTGGTCGATATTGTCTTTATATAGTTTTGCCTGATCCTGAGTTATGGAGCCATCCTTCGCAGCTTGGTCAACCTGTGTCTTTCTCGCTGATATCATATCCTTAAACCACTGCGGCACATTTGCATTGTCAGCCGCGAAGACAACGGTTGCAAGCATAAGAGAGATGATGCTCATTATTGTAACAATCGTAATTATTCTTTTCATTCAAATTCCTCCTTCAATTTTTCCATATTTTTATAATAACAGGGTTTTGTGAAGAAAATATGAAGTTTCTTACTTGCTAGTTTTGTTTGGTCGGTCCAATTTACAACAGTCCAGCTTTTCATTACCAAACTGCTCTTGATTTTGTTTTGCCAGTTTTTTTAAAAAATTGTCAATCATTTTCTTAAAACTTATCATAATCTCAACCTCCTCTTATCCCATCATTAGCCTTATGAATATCCTCATCATTATATTATTCTGCAGGTTTATTTAATTCAAGTGGCTTAGTATCATCTTGATTCTCATTTTTATCATCACAACAATTTCCTTTTTTGTTGCCCCCCAACATCATTGGCAACATTGAAATCATCAATATCGGACATAAAAATGGCGCTATCTTTCCTAGTATTCCACCAGCCGCAGGACTATACCTTGTTATTAGTGGCAAAGATCCAATAATAATTATAGGTAATCCACAACAGAGAGCCATGTGCAGCATATGCTTTAATGCACTATGTTTATGCGATCCTTGCTCACCTTTGTTATCTCCATGACAATTCATACTTAACCCTCCAATATGCTTTTCTTAATTAAGAAAGCATTTTTCTTTAATTATATTTAATAACAAATGTATGTAGATTGTATGAAGGAATAAAATTTTCTTTCATCTCCATAAAACCCACATATTTATTGTATATACTCTTGATTTGTAAAGTAAAATTAGGAGGATATCTATGAGTATTAAAAATGAAAAAATTAAAGTTTATGAAATGACCTGTACCTCCTGTGAAAGTCGTGTTGAGAAAGCTATTAAGAAATTGGATGGAGTAATGGATGTCAAAGCCAGCTATAGTGGACAATTTGCAGAAGTCAATTACGATGATGAATTATGCAACTTGGACAAAATTAGAGCCGCTGTAAAAAATGCAGGATACAGCACACAAGGTTCTAAAGACTATAAATTTATGGGAATTCTTATAGTTGTAGCTGCTGTAGTTTTGCTTGGCCTGAAAACCAGCGGTTTTGACATGGAAGCAAAGCTTGCTAATGCTTCCTATGCGGTTCTTTTCGTAGTAGGAGTTCTTACATCGCTTCACTGTGTGGGTATGTGCGGTGGGATTAT
Protein-coding sequences here:
- a CDS encoding LDCC motif putative metal-binding protein codes for the protein MISFKKMIDNFLKKLAKQNQEQFGNEKLDCCKLDRPNKTSK
- a CDS encoding DUF2680 domain-containing protein; this encodes MKRIITIVTIMSIISLMLATVVFAADNANVPQWFKDMISARKTQVDQAAKDGSITQDQAKLYKDNIDQMEKFHTENGFPNGMMTGGFGGCGGGSFNNSKTSNNTGFGFGFGSGMMGGGSGYNMMNGFNYAVQ